A window of the Streptomyces sp. NBC_01351 genome harbors these coding sequences:
- a CDS encoding LysE family transporter, translating to MPMSVWITCFAASWIFSLSPGSGSVFSMSNGLNYGFRRGYLGAIGLVIGLWAVFLAVVVGLGVVIQASPIAFNVLKWAGVAYLFYLGLSQWLSKASPITLREKEKPRIGSFEIIGKGISLNLINPKGYIFMLAVIPQFITSGMPLAPQYIAVALTMAFTDLVVMAGYTGLAARVATRLKTESQVNTLNKIFGALFMLAAIVLATFQQTTS from the coding sequence ATGCCAATGAGTGTGTGGATAACCTGTTTCGCGGCCTCTTGGATATTTTCCTTGTCGCCGGGTTCCGGTTCTGTATTCTCCATGTCGAACGGCCTGAACTATGGCTTCCGGCGCGGCTACCTCGGTGCGATCGGCCTGGTCATCGGCCTGTGGGCGGTCTTCCTCGCCGTGGTCGTCGGGCTCGGCGTGGTGATCCAGGCGTCGCCGATCGCCTTCAACGTGCTCAAGTGGGCGGGCGTTGCCTATCTGTTCTACCTTGGCCTTTCCCAGTGGCTTTCCAAGGCCTCGCCGATTACTCTCCGGGAAAAGGAGAAGCCGCGTATCGGCTCCTTTGAGATCATCGGCAAGGGGATTTCGCTCAACCTGATCAACCCCAAGGGCTACATCTTCATGCTCGCGGTGATCCCCCAGTTCATCACCTCGGGAATGCCGCTCGCTCCCCAGTACATCGCCGTTGCCCTGACCATGGCGTTCACGGACCTCGTGGTGATGGCGGGATACACCGGACTCGCGGCCCGGGTCGCGACCCGACTGAAGACCGAGAGCCAGGTCAACACCCTGAACAAGATCTTCGGCGCGCTGTTCATGCTCGCCGCCATCGTGCTGGCGACCTTCCAGCAGACCACCAGCTGA
- a CDS encoding YbaK/prolyl-tRNA synthetase associated domain-containing protein: MSPFEQIIGLLDREKAEYRTIEHPAEGRSEEVSAVRGTSVAQGAKALVCRVKGIDSPAVLAVLGGDRRADVKKIVAAAGGRKGGFAPAELAEELTGCVIGAIPPFWLTAGLPVIVDEDFLASYEEIAFNAGRLDRSVVMRAQDYVRIVAPTVAPISAG; encoded by the coding sequence TTGAGTCCGTTTGAGCAGATCATCGGCCTTCTCGACCGCGAGAAGGCCGAGTACCGCACGATCGAGCACCCCGCCGAGGGACGCTCGGAGGAGGTGTCCGCCGTGCGCGGTACCTCCGTGGCGCAGGGCGCCAAGGCACTCGTCTGCAGGGTGAAGGGGATCGACTCCCCGGCGGTGCTCGCCGTACTGGGGGGTGACCGGCGTGCGGACGTCAAGAAGATCGTCGCCGCCGCGGGCGGCCGCAAGGGAGGCTTCGCGCCCGCGGAACTGGCCGAGGAGCTGACCGGCTGCGTCATCGGCGCCATCCCGCCGTTCTGGCTGACCGCCGGCCTGCCGGTGATCGTGGACGAGGACTTCCTCGCGTCCTACGAGGAGATCGCCTTCAACGCCGGGCGGCTGGACCGCTCCGTCGTCATGCGCGCGCAGGACTACGTACGGATCGTCGCGCCGACGGTGGCGCCCATCTCCGCGGGCTGA
- a CDS encoding class II fructose-bisphosphate aldolase encodes MIPLPGAARRRGDAPHAVVDGAVWNTEWARLLLSRLGIRAIIAEGRLSPERVLDTLAAQSVALVCEELPVSGLAAMTWAARRTEALRRSDPTLGIVFVVEDRTALDPRTLPPLVRILAPGDTDLDAFVEEVQRVRREVHWELRNRRPAATAATVDIRPGRWAGSVPNFNVKHPSMLLPFALLSARTRQEVYCEISPQEALLFIAPSANEGPLAAVTGVFRTLKRDVDRLNTELGSRLRLHLDHADDYEVVRAACEAGFDSVMADGSGRTLHQNVLFTNAATKLARQYGVLVEGEIGAIDGAGLRKWSKTSEDDFTRFVEDTDLDFIGGHVGQFHSFDYGFASTRRSLAEIELLDDRSSEGDLHAFAESCTRVVASLTEVGFPAHSAEHRLVAAVARRAMEGDEEEQLHSVFRDAREALPVFQRPLLDNLEVEWLERRLAKARRKAQLWEQVFHTEPAREHRHAVIDHGLIRTLVGTLKESGRGLVVHGGSSLSRVDLAVLPSHGVARVNFGSGIYADYLEALRAHVPVDPASPTGEGPWKHMRRMSYLAEATRDWRSWTAAPPPFVDTFVSLLERRYAAPLRRTRTPSTREPVVESV; translated from the coding sequence GTGATCCCGCTGCCGGGTGCGGCCCGCCGGCGCGGGGACGCCCCGCACGCCGTGGTCGACGGGGCCGTCTGGAACACCGAGTGGGCCCGCCTGCTCCTGTCACGGCTCGGGATCCGCGCGATCATCGCCGAGGGCCGGTTGTCGCCCGAGCGCGTGCTCGACACCCTCGCCGCCCAGTCCGTGGCCCTCGTGTGCGAGGAGCTCCCGGTCAGCGGCCTGGCCGCGATGACCTGGGCCGCGCGCCGGACCGAGGCGTTGCGCCGGAGCGATCCGACGCTCGGGATCGTCTTCGTGGTCGAGGACCGGACGGCGCTGGATCCGCGCACGCTGCCCCCGCTGGTGCGGATCCTGGCTCCCGGCGACACCGATCTGGACGCCTTCGTCGAAGAGGTGCAGCGCGTCCGCCGGGAGGTCCACTGGGAGCTGCGCAACAGACGTCCCGCCGCGACGGCCGCCACGGTCGACATCCGGCCCGGGCGGTGGGCCGGCAGCGTGCCGAACTTCAACGTGAAGCACCCGTCCATGCTGCTGCCCTTCGCCCTGCTCTCCGCCCGCACGCGGCAGGAGGTCTACTGCGAGATCTCGCCGCAGGAAGCCCTGCTGTTCATCGCCCCGAGCGCGAACGAGGGGCCGCTCGCGGCCGTCACCGGCGTCTTCCGCACGTTGAAACGGGACGTCGACCGGCTCAACACCGAGCTCGGCTCGCGGCTGCGCCTGCACTTGGACCACGCGGACGACTACGAGGTCGTGCGCGCCGCCTGCGAGGCGGGGTTCGACTCGGTCATGGCCGACGGATCCGGCCGGACGCTGCACCAGAACGTCCTGTTCACCAACGCGGCAACCAAGCTGGCGCGGCAGTACGGGGTCCTCGTCGAGGGCGAGATCGGGGCCATCGACGGCGCGGGACTGCGGAAGTGGTCCAAGACGAGCGAGGACGACTTCACCCGTTTCGTCGAGGACACGGACCTCGACTTCATCGGGGGTCACGTGGGCCAGTTCCACAGCTTCGACTACGGCTTCGCCTCCACCCGCAGGTCACTGGCCGAGATCGAGCTGCTGGACGACCGCTCCTCGGAGGGCGACCTGCACGCCTTCGCGGAATCGTGCACCCGGGTCGTGGCGTCTTTGACGGAGGTCGGATTCCCCGCTCACTCGGCCGAGCACCGGCTGGTCGCCGCCGTGGCCCGCCGGGCGATGGAGGGCGACGAGGAGGAGCAGCTGCACTCGGTCTTCCGCGATGCCCGCGAGGCCCTCCCCGTCTTCCAGCGGCCGCTGCTCGACAACCTCGAAGTGGAATGGCTGGAGCGGAGGTTGGCGAAGGCCCGGCGCAAGGCGCAGCTGTGGGAGCAGGTCTTCCACACGGAACCCGCGCGCGAGCACCGGCACGCCGTCATCGACCACGGGCTCATCCGGACGCTCGTGGGTACGTTGAAGGAGAGCGGCCGGGGACTGGTCGTGCACGGCGGCAGTTCGCTCTCCAGGGTCGACCTCGCGGTCCTCCCGTCGCACGGGGTGGCCCGGGTGAACTTCGGCAGCGGGATCTACGCCGACTACCTCGAAGCGCTGCGCGCCCACGTTCCCGTGGACCCCGCCTCTCCCACGGGTGAGGGGCCGTGGAAGCACATGCGCCGCATGTCCTACCTCGCCGAGGCGACCCGCGACTGGCGTTCCTGGACCGCCGCCCCGCCGCCCTTCGTCGACACTTTCGTCAGCCTGTTGGAGCGGCGCTACGCCGCCCCGCTCCGCCGTACACGCACACCGAGCACCAGGGAGCCCGTAGTTGAGTCCGTTTGA
- a CDS encoding putative protein N(5)-glutamine methyltransferase, with amino-acid sequence MSLVEALRAAGCVFAEEEAELLSGAARDDAHLAELLDRRVGGEPLEHVVGWAEFCGLRMEVGEGAFVPRRRTEFLVEEAVALARPGAVVLDLCCGVGALGAAVAARTPGGVELHAADIDPAALAYARRNVAPFGGTVWEGDLYAPLPASLLGRVDVLVVNAPYVPTEEIGLMPSEARDHEPLVSLDGGADGLDIHRRVAAGAPRWLAPGGRLLIETSTRQCPSTAAALAAAGLTTRTVTSEELYATVVIATA; translated from the coding sequence ATGTCACTGGTGGAAGCCCTGCGCGCGGCGGGCTGCGTCTTCGCGGAGGAGGAGGCGGAGCTGCTGAGCGGGGCGGCCCGGGACGACGCCCACCTGGCGGAGCTGTTGGACCGCCGGGTGGGCGGTGAACCGCTGGAACACGTCGTGGGGTGGGCGGAGTTCTGCGGGCTGCGCATGGAGGTGGGCGAGGGGGCCTTCGTACCGCGCCGGCGCACCGAGTTCCTCGTGGAGGAGGCCGTCGCACTGGCCCGGCCCGGAGCGGTGGTGCTCGACCTGTGCTGCGGAGTCGGCGCCCTGGGCGCGGCCGTGGCGGCGCGGACCCCGGGCGGGGTGGAGCTCCACGCGGCGGACATAGACCCGGCCGCGCTGGCGTACGCGCGCCGCAACGTGGCCCCGTTCGGCGGCACGGTCTGGGAGGGCGACCTGTACGCGCCGCTCCCCGCCTCCCTGCTCGGCCGGGTGGACGTGCTGGTGGTCAATGCCCCGTACGTGCCCACGGAGGAGATCGGGCTCATGCCGTCCGAGGCGCGGGACCACGAGCCGCTGGTCTCCCTCGACGGGGGCGCGGACGGCCTGGACATCCACCGCCGGGTCGCGGCGGGCGCCCCGCGCTGGCTGGCCCCGGGCGGGCGGCTCCTGATCGAGACGAGCACCCGGCAGTGCCCGTCGACGGCGGCGGCCCTGGCCGCCGCGGGCCTCACGACCCGGACGGTCACCTCGGAGGAGCTCTACGCGACGGTGGTCATCGCCACGGCCTGA
- a CDS encoding GNAT family N-acetyltransferase, whose protein sequence is MSADVRPIAESELPDWLRTVNTGFLTATGVTDSDVAQRAKYNDLARTLGAFDSDTGRCVAAFRSFAQQLTVPGGASVPSSAISNVGVLPTHRRQGLLSRMMGGELAAAKKRGDVLSTLIAAEYPIYGRYGYGPAASISEWEIDVPNTGLDRRLAAPVDGGRIDLVDAAEVRRVGPELHERLRARTHGVVNRDARWWSLATGLEEISYRPYKEKFFAVYRTAAGEVAGLAAYGADDHWTDAKVPQNTVQVKDLVAVTPQAERALWQFLCSIDWVAKVRTGYRAPDDLVAQLLPDPRSARIVTAADFLWVRVLDAVRALRARTYAVPGILVLEVTDAAGLSDGRYRLDAGTAACERTGEPADLSLDVAELGALYLGDESAQRLAALGRVTERRPGAVALADAVFRTARRPWCPDVF, encoded by the coding sequence ATGAGTGCTGATGTCCGGCCGATCGCCGAATCCGAGCTCCCCGACTGGCTGCGAACCGTGAACACCGGTTTCCTGACCGCGACCGGAGTGACCGACTCCGACGTGGCCCAGCGGGCCAAGTACAACGATCTCGCCCGCACACTGGGCGCGTTCGACTCCGACACCGGCCGCTGCGTCGCCGCCTTCCGCTCCTTCGCGCAGCAACTGACCGTGCCCGGCGGGGCGTCCGTCCCCTCCAGTGCGATCTCCAACGTGGGCGTGCTGCCCACGCACCGCCGCCAGGGACTGCTGTCCCGGATGATGGGCGGCGAGCTCGCCGCCGCCAAGAAGCGCGGCGACGTGCTGTCGACGCTGATCGCCGCCGAGTACCCGATCTACGGGCGCTACGGGTACGGGCCCGCGGCCTCCATCTCGGAATGGGAGATCGACGTACCGAACACCGGACTGGACCGGCGGCTGGCGGCTCCCGTGGACGGCGGCCGGATCGACCTGGTGGACGCGGCCGAGGTCCGGCGGGTCGGGCCGGAGCTGCACGAACGGCTGCGGGCGCGCACCCACGGCGTCGTGAACCGGGACGCGCGCTGGTGGAGCCTGGCGACCGGGTTGGAGGAGATCTCGTACCGCCCGTACAAGGAGAAGTTCTTCGCGGTGTACCGCACGGCGGCCGGTGAGGTGGCCGGGCTGGCCGCGTACGGGGCCGACGACCACTGGACGGACGCGAAGGTTCCGCAGAACACCGTGCAGGTCAAGGACCTGGTGGCGGTCACTCCGCAGGCGGAGCGGGCGCTGTGGCAGTTCCTGTGCTCGATCGACTGGGTGGCCAAGGTCCGCACCGGCTACCGGGCACCCGACGACCTCGTCGCCCAGCTGCTGCCCGACCCGCGTTCCGCCCGGATCGTCACGGCCGCGGACTTCCTGTGGGTGCGGGTGCTGGACGCCGTACGGGCCCTGCGCGCGCGGACGTACGCGGTGCCGGGGATCCTCGTACTGGAGGTCACGGACGCGGCGGGGCTGTCGGACGGCCGCTACCGGCTGGACGCGGGCACCGCCGCGTGCGAGCGGACCGGGGAGCCGGCCGACCTGAGCCTGGACGTCGCCGAGCTGGGCGCGCTGTACCTGGGCGACGAGTCGGCGCAGCGGCTGGCGGCGCTGGGCCGCGTGACGGAGCGGCGGCCGGGGGCGGTGGCGCTGGCGGACGCGGTGTTCCGCACGGCCCGCCGACCGTGGTGCCCGGACGTCTTCTGA
- a CDS encoding RsiG family protein, whose product MNTSGTSVPESPASIAAAAVRPPAQRTGEQPGPEGRTAALGLPELRALRRDAQRDEADLSYVRRLLQGRIDILRAELARRADPEAPVADRVDRLSEILADAPSSRSASARHVTLGTPHSEEYRLLAAEMLADVELSDLSARTDDELYDGMARLVRYEQQVSRRRRQLQRTVDDCSAEITRRYREGEAQVDDLLA is encoded by the coding sequence ATGAATACTTCTGGTACCTCCGTACCTGAATCACCCGCCTCCATCGCAGCTGCCGCGGTACGACCGCCCGCGCAGCGCACGGGCGAGCAGCCGGGGCCGGAGGGTCGCACGGCCGCGCTCGGGCTGCCGGAACTGCGCGCGCTGCGCCGCGACGCGCAGCGCGACGAGGCCGATCTGAGCTATGTGCGCCGTCTGCTCCAGGGCCGCATCGACATCCTGCGGGCCGAGCTGGCCCGGCGCGCCGACCCGGAGGCGCCGGTGGCGGACCGGGTGGACCGGCTGTCGGAGATCCTCGCCGACGCCCCCTCCAGCCGCAGCGCGTCCGCCCGGCACGTCACGCTCGGCACCCCGCACAGCGAGGAATACCGGCTGCTGGCGGCGGAGATGCTGGCCGACGTCGAGCTGTCGGACCTGAGCGCGCGCACGGACGACGAGCTGTACGACGGGATGGCCCGGCTGGTGCGCTACGAGCAGCAGGTCTCGCGGCGCCGCCGGCAGCTCCAGCGGACGGTGGACGACTGCAGCGCGGAGATCACCCGGCGGTACCGGGAAGGGGAGGCCCAGGTGGACGACCTGCTGGCGTAG
- the dtd gene encoding D-aminoacyl-tRNA deacylase, whose protein sequence is MRAVVQRVDGASVVVGGETVGEIVGEGLCVLVGVTHDDTPEKAALLARKLWSVRILEAEKSCSDINAPMLVISQFTLYGDARKGRRPTWNAAAPGPVAEPLVDEVVAQLRALGATVETGRFGADMRVSLTNHGPFTIVIDI, encoded by the coding sequence ATGCGAGCTGTGGTGCAGAGGGTGGACGGCGCGAGCGTCGTCGTGGGCGGCGAGACCGTGGGCGAGATCGTCGGCGAGGGGCTGTGCGTGCTGGTGGGGGTGACCCACGACGACACCCCGGAGAAGGCGGCGCTGCTGGCGCGCAAGCTGTGGTCGGTGCGGATCCTGGAGGCGGAGAAGTCCTGCAGCGACATCAACGCCCCAATGCTGGTGATCTCCCAGTTCACGCTCTACGGGGACGCGCGCAAGGGCCGCCGCCCCACCTGGAACGCGGCGGCGCCCGGCCCGGTGGCCGAGCCGCTGGTGGACGAGGTCGTGGCGCAGCTGCGGGCGCTGGGCGCGACGGTGGAGACGGGCCGGTTCGGCGCGGACATGCGGGTCTCGCTGACCAACCACGGCCCGTTCACCATCGTCATCGACATCTAG
- the ygfZ gene encoding CAF17-like 4Fe-4S cluster assembly/insertion protein YgfZ, whose product MTSSPLLHLPGAVQAEGRDEGVAAHYGELYGEQRALADGRGFVDLSHRGVVTVSGPERLSWLHLLLTQHLTELPAGQATEALILSANGHIEHALYLVDDGETTWAHVEPGTQEALIAYLEAMKFFYRVEVADRTDEFAVVHLPAGSIAEVPKELVVRETAHGRDVFLPRADLEAFAASHGPVAGLLAYEALRVEAHRPRLGLETDHRTIPHELGWIGTAVHLQKGCYRGQETVARVHNLGKPPRRLVFLHLDGSEVLLPAHGAPVRLAADGEEGRQLGFVTTAVRHHELGPIALALVKRNVPVDAPLLAGGTAAAQEVVVAP is encoded by the coding sequence ATGACCAGCAGCCCTTTGCTCCACCTCCCCGGCGCCGTGCAGGCCGAAGGCCGCGACGAGGGCGTCGCCGCCCACTACGGCGAGCTGTACGGCGAACAACGCGCCCTCGCGGACGGCCGCGGCTTCGTCGACCTCTCGCACCGCGGAGTCGTCACCGTCAGCGGACCGGAGCGGCTGAGCTGGCTGCACCTGCTGCTCACCCAGCACCTCACCGAACTCCCCGCGGGCCAGGCCACCGAGGCGCTGATCCTCTCCGCCAACGGCCACATCGAGCACGCCCTGTACCTCGTCGACGACGGCGAGACCACCTGGGCGCACGTGGAGCCCGGCACCCAGGAGGCGCTGATCGCCTACCTGGAGGCGATGAAGTTCTTCTACCGTGTCGAAGTCGCCGACCGCACCGACGAGTTCGCCGTCGTGCACCTGCCGGCCGGGTCCATCGCCGAGGTCCCCAAGGAGCTCGTCGTACGGGAGACCGCGCACGGCCGCGACGTGTTCCTGCCCCGCGCCGACCTGGAGGCCTTCGCCGCCTCGCACGGCCCGGTCGCCGGGCTCCTCGCGTACGAGGCCCTGCGCGTCGAGGCGCACCGGCCGCGGCTCGGGCTGGAGACCGACCACCGGACCATCCCGCACGAGCTGGGCTGGATCGGCACCGCCGTCCACCTCCAGAAGGGGTGCTACCGCGGCCAGGAGACGGTGGCCCGCGTCCACAACCTGGGGAAGCCCCCGCGCCGCCTCGTCTTCCTGCACCTCGACGGCTCCGAGGTGCTCCTCCCGGCGCACGGCGCGCCCGTCCGGCTCGCCGCCGACGGGGAGGAGGGCCGGCAGCTGGGCTTCGTGACCACGGCCGTGCGCCACCACGAGCTGGGCCCGATCGCGCTCGCGCTGGTCAAGCGGAACGTGCCGGTGGACGCGCCGCTGCTGGCCGGCGGGACGGCTGCCGCGCAGGAGGTCGTCGTAGCGCCGTAG
- a CDS encoding Fur family transcriptional regulator encodes MVSTEGTEGTDWKSDLRQRGYRLTPQRQLVLEAVDALEHATPDEILAQVRKTASGVNISTVYRTLELLEELKLVSHAHLGHGAPTYHLADRHHHIHLVCRECEDVIEADVDIAAEFTAKLRATFGFETDMKHFAIFGLCKKCAAKHRDGHA; translated from the coding sequence GTGGTCAGCACTGAGGGCACTGAGGGCACCGACTGGAAGAGCGACCTGCGGCAGCGCGGATACCGGCTGACACCGCAGCGCCAGCTCGTGCTGGAAGCGGTCGACGCCCTGGAACACGCCACCCCGGACGAGATCCTCGCCCAGGTGCGCAAGACCGCCTCCGGGGTCAACATCTCCACCGTCTACCGCACCCTCGAGCTCCTCGAGGAGCTCAAACTCGTCTCGCACGCCCACCTCGGGCACGGCGCCCCCACCTACCACCTCGCCGACCGGCACCACCACATCCACCTGGTCTGCCGCGAATGCGAAGACGTCATCGAGGCGGACGTGGACATCGCCGCCGAGTTCACCGCGAAGCTTCGTGCCACCTTCGGCTTCGAGACCGACATGAAGCATTTCGCGATCTTCGGCCTCTGCAAGAAGTGCGCCGCCAAACATCGTGACGGCCACGCGTAG
- a CDS encoding FABP family protein — protein MIQIPSDLNPGLVPLAFLLGTWEGAGVFDFPGEEKCNFGQEVVFGHDGRDFLEYTSHTWVLDAEGNKVRPLESESGYWRIDKDRKVEVVMVRDQGVVEVWYGDLADQKPQIDLVTDAVARTAASGPYSGGKRLYGYVKSDLMWVGEKATPDVELRPYMSAQLKKVVTPEEVAEMARNLPDMPDDGIAFFR, from the coding sequence ATGATCCAGATCCCGTCCGACCTGAACCCCGGCCTCGTCCCCCTGGCCTTCCTCCTCGGTACCTGGGAGGGCGCGGGAGTCTTCGACTTCCCCGGTGAGGAGAAGTGCAACTTCGGCCAGGAGGTCGTCTTCGGCCACGACGGCCGGGACTTCCTGGAGTACACCTCTCACACCTGGGTCCTCGACGCCGAGGGCAACAAGGTGCGGCCGCTGGAGTCCGAGTCGGGCTACTGGCGCATCGACAAGGACCGCAAGGTCGAGGTCGTCATGGTCCGCGACCAGGGCGTCGTCGAGGTCTGGTACGGCGATCTCGCCGACCAGAAGCCGCAGATCGACCTGGTCACGGACGCCGTCGCGCGCACGGCGGCCTCCGGCCCGTACAGCGGCGGCAAGCGGCTCTACGGCTACGTGAAGAGCGACCTGATGTGGGTCGGCGAGAAGGCCACGCCGGACGTCGAGCTGCGCCCGTACATGTCGGCCCAGCTGAAGAAGGTCGTCACGCCCGAGGAGGTCGCCGAGATGGCGCGCAACCTCCCGGACATGCCGGACGACGGCATCGCCTTCTTCCGCTGA
- a CDS encoding DUF3099 domain-containing protein, which translates to MYARRRRTYFLLMGVCLFLFVSAWSFVRLFSVEAAVALCVVAMVIPPVAAMIANRRGPDDRWWDDPSGDPKSDEWWDELDGKRRREE; encoded by the coding sequence ATGTACGCGCGGCGTCGGCGCACCTATTTCCTGCTCATGGGCGTATGTCTGTTCCTCTTCGTCTCCGCCTGGTCCTTCGTGCGGCTGTTCTCGGTGGAGGCCGCGGTGGCCCTGTGCGTGGTGGCGATGGTCATCCCGCCGGTGGCCGCGATGATCGCCAACCGGCGAGGCCCGGACGACCGGTGGTGGGACGACCCCTCGGGCGATCCGAAGTCCGACGAGTGGTGGGACGAGCTGGACGGAAAGCGCCGCCGCGAGGAGTGA
- a CDS encoding DUF1416 domain-containing protein: MCGAQIGGPDLATLKPGETAIQGQITQGGEPVSGYVRLLDSTGEFTAEVPTSATGQFRFYAAPGSWTLRALVPGAKADRAVVVAEAGGVTDVAIAV; the protein is encoded by the coding sequence ATGTGTGGAGCACAGATCGGCGGGCCCGACCTCGCGACGCTGAAGCCCGGTGAGACCGCGATCCAGGGCCAGATCACCCAGGGCGGCGAGCCGGTGTCCGGCTACGTCCGCCTGCTGGACTCGACCGGCGAGTTCACCGCCGAGGTCCCGACCTCGGCCACCGGCCAGTTCCGCTTCTACGCGGCCCCCGGCTCCTGGACGCTGCGTGCGCTCGTCCCGGGTGCCAAGGCCGACCGCGCCGTCGTGGTCGCCGAGGCCGGTGGCGTGACGGACGTGGCGATCGCGGTCTGA
- a CDS encoding sulfurtransferase yields MSRSDVLVDADWVEAHLNDANVVIVEVDEDTSAYDKNHITNAVRIDWKSDLQDPVRRDFVDQEGFEKLLSAKGISNDDTVVLYGGNNNWFASYAYWYFKLYGHQDVRLLDGGRKKWELDSRDLVDGKDVPNRPATEYKAKAQDTSIRAFRDDAVAAIGSKNLVDVRSPDEFSGKLLAPAHLPQEQSQRPGHIPSARNIPWSKNANDDGTFKSDEELTALYQAEQVDLSKDTIAYCRIGERSALTWFVLHELLGQENVKNYDGSWTEYGSLVGVPIELGANK; encoded by the coding sequence ATGAGCCGCAGCGACGTCCTCGTAGACGCCGACTGGGTCGAGGCCCACCTGAACGACGCCAACGTCGTCATCGTCGAGGTGGACGAGGACACGTCCGCGTACGACAAGAACCACATCACCAACGCCGTCCGGATCGACTGGAAGAGCGACCTCCAGGACCCGGTCCGCCGTGACTTCGTGGACCAGGAGGGCTTCGAGAAGCTCCTCTCCGCCAAGGGCATCTCCAACGACGACACCGTCGTCCTCTACGGCGGCAACAACAACTGGTTCGCGTCCTACGCCTACTGGTACTTCAAGCTCTACGGCCACCAGGACGTCCGCCTGCTCGACGGCGGCCGCAAGAAGTGGGAGCTCGACTCCCGCGACCTGGTCGACGGCAAGGACGTCCCGAACCGCCCGGCCACCGAGTACAAGGCCAAGGCCCAGGACACCTCGATCCGCGCCTTCCGCGACGACGCCGTCGCCGCGATCGGTTCGAAGAACCTGGTCGACGTGCGTTCGCCCGACGAGTTCAGCGGCAAGCTGCTCGCCCCGGCGCACCTCCCGCAGGAGCAGTCGCAGCGTCCGGGCCACATCCCGAGCGCCCGCAACATCCCGTGGTCGAAGAACGCCAACGACGACGGCACCTTCAAGTCCGACGAAGAGCTGACCGCCCTGTACCAGGCCGAGCAGGTCGACCTGTCGAAGGACACCATCGCCTACTGCCGCATCGGTGAGCGCTCCGCGCTCACGTGGTTCGTGCTGCACGAGCTCCTGGGCCAGGAGAACGTCAAGAACTACGACGGTTCGTGGACCGAGTACGGCTCGCTGGTCGGCGTGCCGATCGAGCTCGGCGCCAACAAGTAA
- a CDS encoding Ms5788A family Cys-rich leader peptide, with product MAMKHQQADLTKRRAVDLCRVAAMLCRSM from the coding sequence ATGGCTATGAAGCATCAGCAGGCGGACCTCACGAAGCGGCGGGCAGTAGACCTGTGTCGCGTCGCCGCCATGCTCTGTCGATCCATGTGA
- a CDS encoding LmeA family phospholipid-binding protein, translating into MRILRVVVIIAVVLGALFTGVDRWSVNYAENRLADKIKAQRGTVAGSEVDIHGFPFLTQALSHDLDRVDLKLRGVEVTADGRKTRLSELDASFRGVKLDEDYGGGTARRAEGSGLISYADLTAASQTDATLSYGGAPGKVKVTVAVEVFGRTLTRHVVSTVTLVDGEGTDGAKGGKTVRVRADEVPGEGIPGLERMIRKRTDFDRSLGDGLPAGLQLTALTSDEAGLRLELGGSNVVLAGS; encoded by the coding sequence GTGCGGATTCTGCGTGTCGTCGTGATCATCGCAGTGGTGCTGGGGGCCCTGTTCACCGGCGTGGACCGCTGGTCGGTGAACTACGCCGAGAACCGGCTGGCCGACAAGATCAAGGCCCAGCGGGGGACCGTCGCCGGCTCCGAGGTGGACATCCACGGGTTCCCCTTCCTGACGCAGGCGCTCAGCCACGACCTGGACCGGGTGGACCTGAAGCTGCGGGGCGTCGAGGTGACGGCGGATGGCCGCAAGACGCGCCTCTCGGAGCTCGACGCGAGCTTCCGCGGGGTGAAGCTCGACGAGGACTACGGCGGCGGCACCGCCCGGCGGGCCGAGGGCTCCGGGCTCATCTCGTACGCGGACCTCACGGCGGCCTCGCAGACCGACGCGACCCTGTCCTACGGCGGCGCGCCCGGGAAGGTGAAGGTCACCGTGGCCGTGGAGGTGTTCGGCAGGACCCTCACCCGCCACGTCGTGTCGACCGTCACCCTGGTGGACGGGGAGGGCACGGACGGGGCGAAGGGCGGCAAGACCGTCCGGGTGCGCGCCGATGAGGTGCCGGGCGAGGGCATCCCCGGACTCGAACGGATGATCCGCAAGCGGACCGACTTCGACCGCAGCCTCGGCGACGGCCTGCCGGCCGGGCTCCAGCTCACCGCCCTGACCTCGGACGAAGCCGGTCTGCGCCTCGAACTGGGCGGTTCGAACGTGGTGCTGGCCGGATCGTGA